One genomic segment of Pristiophorus japonicus isolate sPriJap1 chromosome 8, sPriJap1.hap1, whole genome shotgun sequence includes these proteins:
- the ddt gene encoding D-dopachrome decarboxylase has translation MPFLELDTNLPAGRFSEQLVNKLCCAAAAILHKPQERINVCVKPGLLISIGGSMAPGVQLAVSAIGVVGTAEQNKEHSAKFFEFLTQELGLPPDRILIRFYPLEKWQVGKNGTVMTFL, from the exons ATGCCTTTCCTGGAGCTGGACACCAATCTGCCGGCGGGCCGCTTCTCTGAGCAGCTGGTGAACAAGCTCTGCTGCGCGGCTGCCGCCATTCTCCACAAACCGCAGGAG AGAATCAATGTGTGTGTGAAGCCGGGCCTGCTAATATCAATTGGAGGCAGCATGGCTCCTGGTGTCCAACTGGCTGTGTCTGCCATTGGTGTGGTGGGTACTGCTGAGCAGAACAAGGAACACAGCGCCAAGTTCTTTGAGTTCCTCACCCAGGAGCTGGGACTCCCCCCAGACAG GATCCTGATTCGATTTTACCCTTTGGAGAAGTGGCAAGTCGGGAAAAATGGGACCGTAATGACCTTTTTGTAG